A stretch of Thermostichus vulcanus str. 'Rupite' DNA encodes these proteins:
- a CDS encoding anthranilate synthase component II, with translation MLVVIDNYDSFTYNLVQYLGEMGANLQVFRNDDLSVTDLKQMQPEAVVISPGPGRPEDAGISLDLIRELGPVLPILGVCLGHQCIGQVYGGQIVRAPELMHGKTSQIYHQGVGVFEGLSQPFTATRYHSLVIDPSTCPPELEVTAQTHEGVIMGVRHRRYLHIQGVQFHPESILTAEGKQLLRNFLQGAQAFAIQSSGSSTPFREAVAVVPSGIPCP, from the coding sequence GTGCTGGTCGTCATCGACAATTACGACAGCTTTACCTACAACCTGGTGCAATATCTGGGGGAGATGGGGGCCAATCTACAGGTTTTTCGCAATGATGACCTCTCGGTTACCGATCTAAAGCAGATGCAGCCAGAGGCCGTGGTGATTTCTCCAGGGCCAGGGCGCCCTGAAGATGCTGGGATCTCTTTGGATCTGATCCGCGAGTTAGGGCCAGTCCTGCCCATTTTGGGAGTTTGTCTGGGGCACCAATGTATTGGGCAGGTGTACGGAGGGCAGATCGTGCGCGCGCCTGAGCTGATGCACGGCAAAACCTCCCAGATTTATCATCAGGGGGTCGGCGTTTTTGAGGGGTTGAGTCAGCCTTTTACAGCCACCCGCTACCACAGCTTGGTGATTGATCCCTCGACGTGTCCGCCTGAACTGGAAGTCACGGCTCAAACCCATGAAGGGGTGATCATGGGGGTACGCCATCGCCGTTACCTCCACATCCAGGGAGTACAGTTCCACCCAGAGAGCATCTTGACAGCAGAAGGCAAGCAACTGTTGCGCAATTTCTTGCAGGGGGCCCAAGCCTTTGCCATTCAGTCATCTGGGTCATCCACCCCATTTCGGGAAGCCGTTGCTGTTGTTCCGTCAGGGATCCCTTGCCCATGA